A single region of the Aquipuribacter hungaricus genome encodes:
- a CDS encoding glycosyl hydrolase has product MLLAVLATLLPAASATSATTGTFSSRTTWAWSTTDLAPTTGPDQRVDAVVEKASNAKRNGAVVLRSSGAHDRIVVSVSGTRYQVRSMAGGRERLVVDVPLQASKRRDLRVELRGSTLTSTSEGRVLSSVTDPVFSAHAGRGTGVAVWQDRARTVLVHDAVSTSLPPAEPVRPAPVDPAPVDPAPVDPAPVQPAPVDPAPVQPVPGTGPVAPAPSGTWRSGASGAGVPDGRFGRWRGRDVEIAGTWNDNLASQPYQWSVRPGFEYGSWQGDLDVAVGGIYKDRGETWAAAATGAYDARWRLTLTNLRQAWGSRPGTVYVRFAHEFNGEWYPWSVTGSETASFVAAWERFRAIQLEVAPRTKLVFCPNSETSGSNRLDWRRAFPGAEDVDVMAVDVYNQYPFVRTAQQFESAAARVDATGAPLGLEQHRRFAQSVGRPFAVAEWSSNGSMGDSPVFVAELHRWLSRHGGTGSGQVLYEIQFNVAEHDSGTFQLFPASRQPAAAAEYARLW; this is encoded by the coding sequence GTGCTGCTCGCCGTGCTGGCGACGCTGCTCCCGGCCGCGTCGGCCACCAGCGCCACCACCGGCACGTTCTCGTCCCGCACCACGTGGGCGTGGTCCACGACCGACCTGGCCCCCACCACCGGCCCCGACCAGCGCGTCGACGCCGTCGTGGAGAAGGCGTCGAACGCCAAGCGCAACGGGGCCGTCGTGCTCAGGAGCTCCGGCGCCCACGACCGGATCGTCGTCAGCGTCTCCGGCACCCGCTACCAGGTGCGCAGCATGGCCGGCGGCCGCGAGCGGCTCGTCGTCGACGTCCCGCTGCAGGCCAGCAAGCGCCGTGACCTGCGCGTCGAGCTGCGCGGCAGCACCCTCACCTCGACGTCGGAGGGCCGGGTGCTGTCCAGCGTCACCGACCCGGTCTTCTCCGCCCACGCCGGCCGCGGCACGGGTGTCGCCGTCTGGCAGGACCGCGCCCGCACGGTGCTCGTGCACGACGCCGTGAGCACGTCGCTGCCGCCGGCCGAGCCGGTCCGGCCCGCCCCCGTCGACCCCGCTCCCGTCGACCCGGCCCCCGTCGACCCCGCCCCGGTCCAGCCGGCACCGGTCGACCCCGCACCCGTGCAGCCCGTGCCCGGCACCGGGCCGGTCGCCCCGGCCCCCTCGGGCACCTGGCGCTCCGGTGCCTCCGGCGCCGGCGTCCCCGACGGCCGGTTCGGCCGCTGGCGCGGGCGCGACGTCGAGATCGCGGGCACGTGGAACGACAACCTCGCCTCGCAGCCCTACCAGTGGAGCGTCCGTCCCGGCTTCGAGTACGGCAGCTGGCAGGGCGACCTCGACGTCGCCGTCGGCGGCATCTACAAGGACCGGGGCGAGACCTGGGCCGCCGCGGCCACCGGCGCCTACGACGCCCGCTGGCGCCTCACGCTGACCAACCTCCGCCAGGCCTGGGGCAGCCGCCCCGGGACGGTGTACGTCCGCTTCGCCCACGAGTTCAACGGCGAGTGGTACCCGTGGTCGGTCACCGGCTCCGAGACCGCGTCCTTCGTGGCGGCCTGGGAGCGCTTCCGGGCCATCCAGCTCGAGGTCGCCCCCCGCACCAAGCTCGTCTTCTGCCCCAACTCCGAGACGTCGGGCAGCAACCGCCTGGACTGGCGCCGCGCCTTCCCCGGCGCGGAGGACGTCGACGTCATGGCCGTGGACGTCTACAACCAGTACCCGTTCGTGCGCACGGCGCAGCAGTTCGAGAGCGCGGCCGCCCGGGTCGACGCCACCGGCGCACCGCTCGGCCTCGAGCAGCACCGGCGCTTCGCCCAGTCGGTCGGCCGCCCGTTCGCGGTCGCCGAGTGGTCGAGCAACGGGTCCATGGGCGACTCGCCCGTCTTCGTCGCCGAGCTCCACCGCTGGCTGTCCCGCCACGGCGGCACCGGCTCCGGACAGGTGCTCTACGAGATCCAGTTCAACGTCGCCGAGCACGACTCCGGCACGTTCCAGCTCTTCCCCGCCTCGCGCCAGCCGGCCGCCGCCGCGGAGTACGCCCGCCTCTGGTGA